CCCCATGCTCAGGGGCAGCCACCCCGACCCCCTCCCTGCCGCCCCCCCCAGCCAACGACAGCGATGCCAGCAGCATGGGGGGCTGCCAGGGCTCCAACCGCTGCCAGCCAGGGGTCCTGCTGCCCGTTTGGGAGCCTGATGACCCATCGCTGGGGGACAAAGCAGCGCGGGCCGTGGTCTACTTTGTGGCCATGGTCTACATGTTCCTGGGTGTATCCATCATTGCCGATCGCTTCATGGCATCCATCGAGGTCATCACGTCCAAGGAGAAAGAGATCACTATCACTAAGTCCAACGGCGAGACCAGCGTGGGCACCGTCCGCATCTGGAATGAGACTGTGTCCAACCTCACACTCATGGCCCTGGGCTCCTCGGCCCCTGAGATCCTGCTGTCTGTTATTGAGGTCTGTGGCCACAACTTCCAGGCGGGCGAGCTGGGTCCGGGCACCATCGTGGGCAGCGCTGCCTTCAACATGTTTGTGGTCATTGCCGTGTGCATCTACGTCATCCCAGCCGGTGAGAGCCGCAAGATCAAGCACCTGAGAGTCTTCTTTGTCACCGCTTCTTGGAGTATCTTCGCCTATGTCTGGCTTTATCTCATCCTTGCCGTCTTTTCCCCGGGCGTGGTCCAGGTGAGCAAGGACCCACAGACATCTCCTTGGTGCATGTATGTCAGCAAAATCCAGAGGGGTGGCTCCCCGGGCTTGGAGAGTCAATGCCTGTATTTGCAGAAATGCATGCTCACGTTTGAGAGGGCCGCCAGGTATGGTTGTACAGGTCACGCACTGCACAAAGGCATTGGGCCGGAGATGGCAAGTTGGGACTGGAGCCCAGTGGGTGCTCCCAAGCCAGGTCTGGATGGCACTGCAGGTCCTGGAAAGGGCTCATCTGCACAGTATGGAGTGCCATTTTGCAATATGCCCATCCAGAACACTCACAGGGGGGCCATATGTGCTAGCAGAGTCCTAGTGATCTGTGTAATGCATACGACGGTCTAGCCAGGTATTTGCCAGGTATGGTCACACATGTTTTCCTATACTCCCTGCCTTTTGcataatttattttcactttggcaGTAAGACATCCTCCATTTGCATAATTCACGTTACACTTGCATAATCCAGCCTTGTGTCTTCTGACAGTGCTAACTTGGGTCACTTGGTGTAACTCGGTGCAACTTGGTGCAATTTGCATAGTTTACCCATGGACTTTGCATAGATCCATGCCCACATCTGCGTAATCTAGCTCTGTATTTGCCAGATATGCAGTCGTGGTTTGCATAATTCATTCATTATTAATAATTGATTTCTGATGTTAGGATAATTTATGCCACTTCACGGTAATTCATACTCACATCCAATCCAACCTAGGTATAAACCCAGCCCACTGCAAAGACCACTTTGCATAATTTATTCTAATAGTGAGACAAAATGTAGACCCACAGATGCGTAATTTACACCCACATTCACATAATCATTTGCCGCTCATTTACCCAGTGTCTTAACGGGCACACTGCTTAGTCTTCCTTTAAAACATTTGCCCaatttatttcccacagcccCCGTGACCACCACCTACATTTGCATAATGTATTCATGGGCCTGGCTTAATTCGCTCACACACATGCATAATTTATTTGAGCCTAACCAGGATTCCTTCACACATGCGTATAATATACTCATGCATATCTGTCATGTTCTGCCAGTTATAGTTTCTTTCCAGGAAGGATCTAAAGTTAGAGCTATAAAAATTCTTTGCAGATGATATCAAGGCAGATCTGAGGGATTAGAAACCACAGTGAGGAAAAGGGGAGATGGTAGCACCAGAAAACAGGgataagaaagggagagagacagttACTGTGATTGACTCAGCATTACTGTGTAGTGCTGAGTTTCCTGGCTGCCATGGCAAAAATTACAGAACGATGCTTCACACGATTCTCAGGCACTATTAAAAAAGGACGCTATTCTAACCTGGGTTCTCAAAGTGGTCCCTGACAAGGATTTACACCGCAACTGTGAAAGGAATTTTAGACACcatgggtgggaggtgggatagggagagggagagatttcCCCTGAGAAGAAGCTGGCTCAGACATAGGGAAGACAGTGTAAAATGCCACAGCTCTGGGTAGAGAAGTGGCTATGGAGGATCCCTTCAGGAGTAAATGGAGACCAGACTTTTGGGATGTTTTCATGAAACGGCCAGACTTATGGGATGTTTTCATGACATAATCGAAAGAACGGGCACGAACTAAAGACGATGCCCGTCCCTCCTAGCGGTGATGACCTGGAGTAGTGAGAGATGGGTCTGGCTCTGGGTTTTCTCCAGAAATGATGTGTGACGTCAGGCAAAGCCTGTACCCTCTGGACCTCCGTTTACACATCTGAACCATAGAAGGGGTTGAAGTAGACCATTGGTTCTTGACCCTTCATATCCAATCCTCCctttttataacaattttttttatatcCCCTTTATTCTGCTGGTGTGAAATTCTTAGCTAATAGGAGAGAGGTTTTCTAGCCTCGGAGTTTGGTGTCTGGACTCTTGAACctgagacctgggttcaaatcccatctctgttGTTtcctagctgtatgaccttgggcggGTTCCTTACctgccctgtgcctcagtttccccacctgtaatcAGGGGGTCATCCTAGTACCAGCTTCAGAGGGCTGCATGAGGATCAGTTGAATTGCTACATGTGGAAGGGCTTAGAACAGCGAGCCTGGGACAGGGTAAATGTGAGCTCGTCTTCCCGTTAACAAACTTCCCTACATGGATTGGCTTCCCAGAAGTCAGTATATTGCTCAGACCGTGACATAAAGGAAAGTAATATCTAATAGAACCATCTGCATTTCTATATGTAAACGCTTGGGCATGACCACCTTCAAAGGCATGACGAAGAGCCAGATGGTGGCATCTACTTACATATAATGAACAAGTTGgggtttaagagaaaaaaaaaaaaatcagaaaacattcCCATGCACAGAGGAGCGGGTAGCCATGAGATTGAAATCAGGTATATTCAGCGTACATTAAACCGTACAGGAAAATACTTCATACAGACATAAAACAGAATGGAGTGTAGACTCCAGTTATCATAAGCAGGGGCTTCACTGACGTGAACGTCCAGTGGGAGGTTCTGAAGTCAGGCAGGACGTGGGACAATTCTGCATTGTGTGGGACTGTCCCATGAGTCGCTGGATGTCACCAGGCTGGGACCATATCCCCCTCTCCAATTATGGTGGCAACCCATAAATATCCCTAGATCTGTGACAACCCCTCTTGGGGGCATTCTATCCACTGAGACATGAAGGTGTGTCTCGCTCCCCTCCCAGGGTGTGCAAGCCCATGAGCCCATTTGCAGGGGATGCCCTAGAAAGCAGATGTGAGTCTATCAGAATCACCTTTTGTTTACCTGCAGGGAAGAAAGCTGATCTCAGGTATTTGAGATCTCTCATCTGATTAAGAGAGAATCGCCCACAGCATATACAGTGGCCAGTTCAATGAGCACAAGGCAAGAGTTCATTTTACGGCTTGCGtggaaaattcagtttcttttcacAAACCTGCTTGGTGGCTTTGTGTGGTACTATTTCCAAGTCCTGCTTTTCCTCTGAACCATCAGTAAACACAGCGACAAGGGCCTGTGGCAGTCGGAGCTTAAAGATTGTTCCTTCCCCTACCAGGCTCATTTTAAATATACCTCTGGGGCCATCTGATTTGTAAATACTCTTTAAtcttttcttccttatctttAATGAGAAAGGTAACATAGGAGTCTTTACATGAATATTTCAAGGCAACTGTCAGGTGTTTCCTGTATATGCCTGGACCTGTGCCAGACCACAGGCTGACTGAGTCCCAGACCTCAATGAGCCCAAGATAATAAcgctagtaataataataatggtaatggtCATTTcatgttttgtgtattttccatGTGTCAATAACCAACAAAGCTAAGTGCTAGGGGTACATAAGCTCATTCAATCTTGGGgatgtccccattttacagacaagaggCTGGGCCAGGCATTCCTCTTCTAGAACCAGGATCTAACCTCAGCATTGCCTTGTCCCTCTGGGGCGGTAGCATGTAAATATGGGAACTCGCTTTATGAGGCTGTCAGACAATAAGCCAAACTTGGGCTTCTTTTAGAGTCAGAGTCCTGTCCCTAAGAGCCAAACAAAACCTAAGCAAGGAGAATCTGGCAAGGGCTGTACTCactggtgggggggtgggggggggggagggaacACGACAGTTTGGGGAGGTGACCAGAGGGCAGACCCTGGGTGATGGGCAGGCTTTGGAGAAGTGGAGGCATCCCGGgtgaggaggggcagaggggaaatggagcagggagagaaaagatagagggagagagaggcaagaaGAGACACCAGCTCTGCCCCTGGACAAGGGGTGGGACCACACGGTGGGGACGTGTCTCTGGCTTGGCGGTGGCTTAGGATCTCTGGGTTCCCGGCACTGGGGCAGCTAAGTGTGGTTCTCAGTGTGACAaaaggtggatggatggatggatggatggatggatggatgagaccaggagagagacaggaagggcggggaaagggggggggggacataaagagggaagaagggtggggtgggaaacTGTGAAGAATTTCATGAGGGAGAGAGGTAGGTATCTACAAAAGATAtgagagagagacaaggagacaGCGGCAACAAGAAAGGAagacacagagggagaaagataaaaaacCAACTGACATAGAGGAtgagacagaggcagaaagagaaagagacaacgacctagagaaacagagagagtgagatatggggagaggcagggaggagcagagacaagagccagagagagagagagagacagagatggagggagataagggaaaaggggagagacagagacacgaAGAAAAAGGCGGAGAGGCAGAGATgaaaagagacaggagagaggcagagacagaaggCCAGATGCGGACAGATGCAGGAGAGACGCGGGGAGCGCCGGGTGGTGGCCGGGACGGGACTCTGGGAAGAGAGGCGCCGGGAGGCGGTGGGCCGGCTACGAGCGCGCCCCCTCCCGGCGCGGCGGTCCTGACCCGCGGGGCCGCCCGCAGGTGTGGGAGGCGCTGCTGACCCTCGTCTTCTTCCCGGTGTGCGTGGTGTTCGCCTGGATGGCTGACAAGCGGCTGCTCTTCTACAAGTACGTGTACAAGCGCTACCGCACCGACCCGCGCAGCGGCATCATCATCGGCGCCGAGGGCGACCCCCCCAAGAGCATCGAGCTGGACGGCACGTTCTTGGGCGCCGAGGCGCCGGGCGAGGTGGGCGGCCTGGGCCCGGGGCCCGCCGAGGCCCGCGAGCTGGACGCCAGCCGCCGCGAGGTCATCCAGATCCTCAAGGACCTCAAGCAGAAGCACCCGGACAAGGACCTGGAGCAGCTGGTGGGCATTGCCAACTACTACGCGCTGCTGCACCAGCAGAAGAGCCGCGCCTTCTACCGCATCCAGGCCACGCGGCTTATGACAGGCGCGGGCAACGTGCTGCGGCGACACGCGGTGGACGCTTCGCGCAGGGCCACCTCGGCCGAGGGCCCCGGCGAGGACGAGGACGACGGCGCCAGCCGCATCTTCTTTGAGCCCAGCCTCTACCACTGCCTGGAGAACTGTGGCTCCGTGCTGCTGTCCGTCACCTGCCAAGGCGGCGAGGGCAACAGCACCTTCTACGTGGACTACCGCACGGAGGACGGCTCCGCCAAGGCCGGCTCCGACTATGAGTACAGGTGGGTCCCGGGCAGTGCTCCCCGGCCCGCCTGgagtgggtgggcagggagggctggCTGTTCGAAGGTCATAGGTTCCGCCATCCAGCGGCCTCCAGTCTCCCCAGTCTCCTGACTACCTCTGGCGCCCATCCTTACTTTGCTATGGGCAGACCTgcagtattcattcattcactcttgaGAGTttactttgtaccaggcactgttctaggcatttgGCAAACGCTGCTGGACAAGGCAGACAGCGGTGGCTGTCCATCTAGCACAGGCTGCTCCTCCCATGTCCATGCTCTACCTGTGCATTCTTGTGCTTGACACTCCACTGTGTTCATTATTATAACTCCATTATATGTATCATACCTGGTAAAACAAGTACCCTCCCACACAccattattaaagtaaaaatgtttattgagcacctactatatgccaggtgtATACCCCGGTGAACAAGACAGCTAAGGTCCCTACCCTCAAGTTGCAATAAGGTTATAAACTATGAAACATATAAAAACATCAGGTGATGGGGGAAAATGAAGTGGGATAAGAAGACAGACAGTGTCCAAATTGTCTTTGGTTCCACCATAAAGCTACCCACTCTTTGCACCCTCCTGTGTCTCACTGCCCCAGTCCCTCTCCTCACCCCTCTTTGAGCAGAACTGTGATCTTGTTCAGCAACTCCTACTGCACGCCTACTAGGTGccagatgctttttaaaaaaaaaattattgaaatatagttgatttgcaatgttgtgttaatttctgctgtacagccaagtgactcagttatatatacatatacattgtttttcatattcttttccattatggcttatcacaggatattgaatatagttccctgtgctatacagtaagaccttgttgtttatccatctgacAGATGCTTTTTTAAGAGGCTCGACAGAGAACAGTAAAGAAGATAGATAACTGCTGTGTTCTCATGGGACCAcaaaattctttatgtatttgtaGTTCTGTCCATACCACACTCTTTCAGGAATTATAGGCTTACAGTATGTTTTGTTATGTTAACTGATGTGCAAGTCTCCCATGATTTCCtataataatagcatttattgtgtgtcttCTATGTGCCAGAAATGAATCTGGGCAATGGAGACCAGCAGTAAATGAAAGACATAAAAGTCCCTGCCCCAATGCAGCTGACATTCTCATGGGAAAGACAGGCCATTAGAAAGTATACATCCAATACATTAAAATATCAGGGAGTGGTAAGAACAgcgaagaaaaataaagcagaatacgGGAGGGAGTGTTGATGGCCGAGCTTTTCATGGGTTCCACCTGCTAAGTTGAAGCTGAACTGTTCACTGATCTTGGGTTCTGCCATCATGCAGCAGCCAGCCCCTCGTCCGCgaactcttctctttctgggattgAGGTCCCTGTTTCACAGATCTTTAGTTCCACCACTGTACCTCAGCAAAGACCTTTGGTAGCCCAGGCTCCCCTCTGCCCCATCATATCTACATATCTTTCCACTGCTTTGGACATTTGTAGGTCATTCCCTCCACCTCAGTCAGTCCAGGATCCTTTAGCCTGCCCATCCTCATCCACCTCTCCTACCCTGCCCCTCCGCAGCCTTCCCTGAGTGGAGCACAACTGTTCACGGATCTTTGTTCCATCATCCTGTAGCATGGGATCCCTTTGGTCACCCAtgacctcctccctccatcctctctGCCCATCCTACATCTCCAGCCTCCTTCGACTGAAGAAAAGGTATCCACTACTTGGGGGCTTGCTGTGACTCAGTCTATCCACCATTCCCCTCCTACCCACACCTCTGCGTCTGCATTGCCCCCATCAAAGCCCCAAGCCTTTGCAGAAGGAAGCGAGTACACGTGTCACCTGCTGGGATCAGAGGCTGCCTTCTCACCTGCCAATGACATCATGAAGATGTTCGAAGTGAAGGAGTAAATGCTGTTCAGTGGTGGAACCAAAGAGCCAGGAAGAGTTGACACCTTCCTACCCATCCCTGTTCTCCCAACGCAGTTGATATTCACAGGCCTGGCATCGTTTATCAGGGCAGCTTAGGTCCAGGACTGGGAGGGAGGACACCTGGGCTCCAGTACAAGCTTAGCCCTGCCCCCTGTTCCTTGTGTAAGTTCCTGCCTCAGTCTGGGCAGACAGGGCTGTCACGTACAGTTGTTgaggctgtgcactgcacaagAGCAGCACATCTAAGAAAGCGCTATTCGTATAGTGGACATTGTAGATTTCTATGTCTATCATGACAATTTCCAGATTCGTGGAAATAGTGTCTTGAAGAAGGGGAGCCGTTTTCTAATTTGCCCACAGGTATCACTACGCTATGGTGGTCCTGTGGGGTCTTAGTTTCTCCAAATTAATAATGATCTCTGAGGCCCCCAAACCGCACAGCTCTTCCAAGACTCTGAGATTTAAGCCCCTATAATCCTAACATGCTAACGGTCTAAAATTCTAAGATTCCAGGTTTCCCACATTTTGATATTCTAATCTGTACCCCAACCAGTCTCTGATCTGATGGTTctaagattttcattttctcagagtTTGTGCACCCAGTATTGGAATATGAGTCCTGTGAACCTCGCCTTCTATGATTCTGATATCTGGTTTCTAAAATCCGCatgttctttttctccccaactttcttttttcttcatttacttatttatttattggctgcattgggtcttcgttgccgtgcgcgggctttctctagttgcggcgagcggggctgctcttcgttgcagcgtgcgggcttctcgttgcggtggcttctcttgttgtggagcacgggcttagttgcttcgcggcatgtgggatcttcccggaccagggctcgaatccgtgtcccctgcattggcaggcggattctccccaactttttattttgaaaaattcacaCCTACAGAAGGGCTGCAAATATAGTCTGGCGAGCCCTCATGTAACCTCCACCCAGATTCACCAATCGTTCCTATTTTGTCCTGTGTGCATTCACTCTCTCTctttaatatataataacatgTTTATTGAGATGCTActctatttgttaatttttattttatattggagtatagttgatttacaatgttgtgttagttttgggtgtacagcaaagtgattcagttgtacatatacatatatccattctttttcagattcttttcctatgtaGGTGATGACagaatattgagttccctgtgctatacagtaggtccttgttgattatctgttttatatatagtagtgtatattaatcccaaactcctaatttgtccttcccccccacctttcccctttggtaaccataagtttgttttagaaaaatatataataatattaataactgtGGCACCTTATTAGAGCGAGCTGCAGGCAGCATGGCCATTCACCCATAAACATAAGTATGCATCTGCTAAGAATAATGGTATTCTCCTCCATCAACACAGTACAATGATCGCACTTAGGACATTTGATACTGAATCAATATTATGATCCCATCTACAGTCTATGTTTGCATTTCCCCGGTGGTCCCTATCTCACCTTTCGTGGCTGTGTCTTCGCTCCCTCTCTTCCCATCCAATCTGGAACCACATGGTGCGTTTGGTCGTCATGTCTCTTTGACCTTCTTCAGTCTGGATCGATCCCTCAGCCTTTCCATGACTTTCATGACCCTGACACTTTTGAAGACGTTAGACCACTTACTAGAACAAGCCTCAATTTGGGTTCACctaatattttctcatgattagattcagatgATGCACTTTGGCAGGACTCCGTGGAGGTGATGCTGTGCCCTCCTCGGTGCGTGGTGCCGGGAGGCACATGACGCCCACGTGTCCCATTACTGGTGATGTCCAGGTTAACCGTTTCGTAAAGATGGTGCTAAAAGCCCAACATTCTACTATCCCTTAAGTTTCCACTTCTAACATGCCATTACTTTAGGATTCACTAGTTTGCTAGTGCAAATATCACTAGCTAACTTTTGTTGAGTGTTTCCCCTGTATTAACTCAATCCTTATAACAATACCATGAGGTAGACAGggttattacctccattttacagatgaggaaaccgagtctTAGAGGGTTGCAGAATCCTGCTTGCCTGGAGATCCCACAGCTGGCACAGGTCGGCCCACCCAGCCGGGTGCCTTAGCCACCATGGATAGCGCCCCTAGGCTGACGGCTGCCCCAACAGGGAGGCCTTGTTCCCTCCATCCAGATCTTGTCATCCAGTTCTACCTCTGCCAGAATCTTAGGGTCCCTCTGCCCCCCCACAGAGGGATGGGGGGGGATATTATAGACTTTTGACATCTGTTAACATCCCAGAGTCATTTTGATGTCTGCAGCCCTGCCAGGAGGAGCCCACTCATTCCCTGTTCCCTCAAAGTTTCACCCTGTCTCAGGCCCTGCCtcattccctcccccaccccataatAGAACATCTTGCACGTGCTTTAGAGAGTCACACAACTGACGCCCTTTTAAACCTAAGCCAGTTCACGTCCCTCCTCTGCTCGGAGGCCTCCCATGGTTCCCATCTCACTTGGAGTAAAGGCCAAAGTCCTCACCATGGCCCACCAAGGCCCCATGACATCTGCCCCTGTTCCCCCTGCTCCCTCAgctgcagccacactggcctccctggTGTTCCTCAAACACTCCAGGctcactcctgcctcaggacatttgcactggctgttccctttACAGGAATACTCTTCCCCAGATATCCTCCACGTGGCTCCCTCCCTCAGGcctctgctcagatgtcacctcctcagaaaagCTTTCCCTGACCACGCTAACACAGCCCCTTCTCCTCACTCTCTACCCTCCTTCCTCTATTTTCTCCAGAGCATCATCACCACCTGAcattatatgttttattattcGTCTCCTGCGCTGGAACAGAAGCTCCACCAGGGCAAGGATTTTTCTGTGATCTGGTTTGCTGCTGTTTCCCCAACactaagaacagtgcctggcacacagcagattaaatccctaGATGTGTAATTGTCACTGCGATATGGCTCTGCCGTGGGGCTGTTCCCATGTTCCCAGCATTGCCCAGCAGTTACTCTGAGAGTGtatgttgaatgactgaatgatgCCAAGTTAAGGAGTATGGACTTTCTCTTGGGGATACCTGGGAGCACAGAATGGTTTTTATGAGAAGCATGGCAAGGTCAATTCTGGGCCCTATGTCCCTGCTACTGAAAGCGTGGTCCATGTACCAGAACCATTCACATCCCTTGGGCGCTAACTAAAACTGCAGAGTCTTGAAACCCTGGTGctactgaaccagaatctgcattttgacaagaTGCCCCAGGGAATTCGTGTGCACCTGGAGGTTGGAGAAGCATGGCTGTGGACCACTCCAGGCTCCCTCTCCACCCTGGgactttgcatgtgctgttccctctgcctggagctctCCTGCCCACTAAATCTTCTCCCATGAAGCCTGCCCTGATCTGACCTTCATCATCAGATGATGATGGTGGGAGGGACCAACTCTGTCTTGTTCTCCCTCTGCATCTCCTGCCCCGGAGAAGCCCACCCTCATTCCCCCTCAGTATTACTTGTTTAATACCTGTCCACCATTATATTTGTAAGTTCTTCCGTGGTGCGGCCCCCTCCTCTAGGAGGCCACCCTgactcctcccacctcccccacagCCTTTGAGCGACCTTCAcccctttctttcccctctcctccaccGCAGCGAGGGCACGCTGGTGTTCAAGCCGGGCGAGACACTGAAGGAGCTGCGTATCGGCATCATCGACGACGACATCTTCGAGGAGGACGAGCACTTCTTCGTgcggctgctgaacctgcgcgtggGCGACGCGCAGGGCATGTTCGAGCCCGACGGCGGCGGGCGGCCCAAGGGGCGGCTGGTGGCGCCTCTGCTGGCCACCGTCACCATCCTGGACGACGACCACGCGGGCATCTTCTCTTTCCAGGACCGCCTGCTGCACGTGAGCGAGTGCATGGGCACCGTGGACGTGCGCGTCGTGCGCAGCTCGGGCGCGCGCGGCACCGTGCGCCTCCCCTACCGCACAGTGGACGGGACGGCGCGCGGCGGCGGCGTGCACTACGAGGACGCGTGCGGCGAGCTCGAGTTCGGCGACGACGAGACCATGTGAGCGCGCCGGTCCGGCAGCCCGCCGGCCGGGGCAGACAGAGCGCGGCCCGCGAGAGGGGCGGGACCAGGATGGGACTGTgcccgggcggggcggggcctggatGGGCGAGGTCGAGAAGTGGGTGGACCTAGGAGAGGCGTGGTCTTGGAAAGGGGTGGGGCCTTGATGGAGACTTGCTCTTGAAACGGAGAGGTCAGGGGAAgtggggcagggcccagggaaGAGGTGAgacaggggagaggagggaggagacaggagTGACGGGGCGTGGCCAAGATGTTGGGACTGGATGTGGGCGGGGCTTGGGAGAACTGGGCAGGTTTGGGGAGAGGAGAGTGGGACACCAGGAAGAAAGGCCaagtgaggagagaggagaggaaatagGATGGGGCCTGGGGAGAGGAATGTGGAAGGCTTAATTTGTAGAATGGAGGAGTGTGGCCTGAGGTTCCTTTCGAGGTGGGCAGGTGTCTGTGGAAATGGAGGGCGAGTGGGGTCTGGGTAGGGACTCAGGGAAAAGGACAAGGACAGCGGAAGAGGGCGGGGTC
Above is a window of Phocoena sinus isolate mPhoSin1 chromosome 19, mPhoSin1.pri, whole genome shotgun sequence DNA encoding:
- the SLC8A2 gene encoding sodium/calcium exchanger 2 isoform X1, yielding MATLALVGFALLLGTPPCSGAATPTPSLPPPPANDSDASSMGGCQGSNRCQPGVLLPVWEPDDPSLGDKAARAVVYFVAMVYMFLGVSIIADRFMASIEVITSKEKEITITKSNGETSVGTVRIWNETVSNLTLMALGSSAPEILLSVIEVCGHNFQAGELGPGTIVGSAAFNMFVVIAVCIYVIPAGESRKIKHLRVFFVTASWSIFAYVWLYLILAVFSPGVVQVWEALLTLVFFPVCVVFAWMADKRLLFYKYVYKRYRTDPRSGIIIGAEGDPPKSIELDGTFLGAEAPGEVGGLGPGPAEARELDASRREVIQILKDLKQKHPDKDLEQLVGIANYYALLHQQKSRAFYRIQATRLMTGAGNVLRRHAVDASRRATSAEGPGEDEDDGASRIFFEPSLYHCLENCGSVLLSVTCQGGEGNSTFYVDYRTEDGSAKAGSDYEYSEGTLVFKPGETLKELRIGIIDDDIFEEDEHFFVRLLNLRVGDAQGMFEPDGGGRPKGRLVAPLLATVTILDDDHAGIFSFQDRLLHVSECMGTVDVRVVRSSGARGTVRLPYRTVDGTARGGGVHYEDACGELEFGDDETMKTLQVKIVDDEEYEKKDNFFIELGQPQWLKRGISALLLNQGDGDRKLTAEEEEARRIAEMGKPVLGENCRLEVIIEESYDFKNTVDKLIKKTNLALVIGTHSWREQFLEAITVSAGDEEEEEDGSREERLPSCFDYVMHFLTVFWKVLFACVPPTEYCHGWACFGVCILVIGLLTALIGDLASHFGCTVGLKDSVNAVVFVALGTSIPDTFASKVAALQDQCADASIGNVTGSNAVNVFLGLGVAWSVAAVYWAVQGRPFEVRTGTLAFSVTLFTVFAFVGIAVLLYRRRPHIGGELGGPRGPKLATTALFLGLWFLYILFASLEAYCHIRGF
- the SLC8A2 gene encoding sodium/calcium exchanger 2 isoform X2 is translated as MATLALVGFALLLGTPPCSGAATPTPSLPPPPANDSDASSMGGCQGSNRCQPGVLLPVWEPDDPSLGDKAARAVVYFVAMVYMFLGVSIIADRFMASIEVITSKEKEITITKSNGETSVGTVRIWNETVSNLTLMALGSSAPEILLSVIEVCGHNFQAGELGPGTIVGSAAFNMFVVIAVCIYVIPAGESRKIKHLRVFFVTASWSIFAYVWLYLILAVFSPGVVQVWEALLTLVFFPVCVVFAWMADKRLLFYKYVYKRYRTDPRSGIIIGAEGDPPKSIELDGTFLGAEAPGEVGGLGPGPAEARELDASRREVIQILKDLKQKHPDKDLEQLVGIANYYALLHQQKSRAFYRIQATRLMTGAGNVLRRHAVDASRRATSAEGPGEDEDDGASRIFFEPSLYHCLENCGSVLLSVTCQGGEGNSTFYVDYRTEDGSAKAGSDYEYSEGTLVFKPGETLKELRIGIIDDDIFEEDEHFFVRLLNLRVGDAQGMFEPDGGGRPKGRLVAPLLATVTILDDDHAGIFSFQDRLLHVSECMGTVDVRVVRSSGARGTVRLPYRTVDGTARGGGVHYEDACGELEFGDDETMKTLQVKIVDDEEYEKKDNFFIELGQPQWLKRGISGDGDRKLTAEEEEARRIAEMGKPVLGENCRLEVIIEESYDFKNTVDKLIKKTNLALVIGTHSWREQFLEAITVSAGDEEEEEDGSREERLPSCFDYVMHFLTVFWKVLFACVPPTEYCHGWACFGVCILVIGLLTALIGDLASHFGCTVGLKDSVNAVVFVALGTSIPDTFASKVAALQDQCADASIGNVTGSNAVNVFLGLGVAWSVAAVYWAVQGRPFEVRTGTLAFSVTLFTVFAFVGIAVLLYRRRPHIGGELGGPRGPKLATTALFLGLWFLYILFASLEAYCHIRGF